The sequence TTCCTTACTTACGTCAGAACTTCTTGCTATTTCGTCTCTTCTCTGTGCAGTTTTCAAAGGTCTTTTCTGCCGCCCTGGGGCCTCCCCCGTGCGACAGCTTACTTAGATTACCACAGGGGCTTATTTGTGTCAAGCCTAAAAATGCAAATTTATTAAACTTTTTTACACAACTGCATTTTTCTCCTTTTGCTGCCAAATTATACGCGCTATAGGCGGGTTTTTCCAGTAATAAGAGCGGCCCGCCATGCGATATAGCTGAAAAAACGAAGAATAGCTTGCGGGAACCTGCCGCGCCCGGTATAATAACAACGAAATGTTACAATTGTTGCAAGAGAGAGGTAGTTCAATTATGGCCATATGGCAAGCCATTCTTCTGGGGTTAGTGCAGGGCTTTACGGCCTTTTTGCCCGTATCCAGCTCTGGCCATCTTTCCTTAATGGAGCACATTTTGGGCACGCCGGAAAGCGGCTCGCTTTTGACGATGATGTTCCACTTAGGGGCGTTGGCCGCCGTCATCGCAGTATTTTGGAAAGATCTGTGGATGCTCGTGCGCCAGCCGCGCCACAAACTGATGTATATGATGTTGATCGCCACCGTTCCGCTTTTGGTTTCCATCCTTTTATTGGGCGGCGTTTTTGCCTCAGCATATCAGCAGAGCAACGTGCAAGGGCTGGTGCTGGCCATCGGCTTTTTGATCACGGGGCTTGCGTTGTTTGCCGCCGGCCAGTTTTTTGACAACGGCGAGAAAAAGCTCAAACAATTTTGTTGGAAGGAGAGCGGCATCATCGGTCTTTCCCAGATCCTGGCCGTGATCCCCGGCATTTCCCGCTTTGGCGCTACCCTTTCCGCAGCCATGGCCAGCGGACTGGAGCGCCCCTTTGCCCTGCGGTTCGCGCTCCTGCTCAGCGCACCTTCTCTGCTGATCTCGGTATTGTGCGAAGGTTTTATGCTGATCGGCAGCGAGGCCGCCCCC is a genomic window of Luoshenia tenuis containing:
- a CDS encoding undecaprenyl-diphosphate phosphatase, whose translation is MAIWQAILLGLVQGFTAFLPVSSSGHLSLMEHILGTPESGSLLTMMFHLGALAAVIAVFWKDLWMLVRQPRHKLMYMMLIATVPLLVSILLLGGVFASAYQQSNVQGLVLAIGFLITGLALFAAGQFFDNGEKKLKQFCWKESGIIGLSQILAVIPGISRFGATLSAAMASGLERPFALRFALLLSAPSLLISVLCEGFMLIGSEAAPTVDFWGAIMGLLAAMLAGYAAIRLLLKILARGKLQYFAYYLGGLTVLLLLDQFVFRLFF